In the Geobacter sp. FeAm09 genome, one interval contains:
- a CDS encoding energy-coupling factor ABC transporter ATP-binding protein has product MPYPPTSGEVVFEGTPVPWGSPSLFRLRRNVTLMQQFPYLFAGSVFDNVAYGLGLRGIGAAEQRQRVDEALALTNLTGFERRNALHLSGGEIRRVAMARALALKPQVLLLDEPLANVDHETARLLESIIISLPRQGVCTIMTTHEPNHADRLGGRTIHLVAGGIEQQAEIMAERPIPAAIGVPVHQIAASAATF; this is encoded by the coding sequence ATTCCTTACCCCCCCACGTCGGGCGAGGTCGTCTTTGAGGGCACCCCGGTCCCCTGGGGGAGCCCCTCCCTGTTCAGACTGCGGCGCAACGTCACCCTCATGCAGCAGTTTCCCTACCTCTTCGCCGGCAGCGTCTTTGATAACGTCGCCTACGGCCTGGGGCTACGGGGGATCGGCGCGGCGGAACAGCGGCAGCGGGTTGACGAAGCCTTGGCATTGACCAACCTGACCGGCTTCGAGCGGCGCAATGCGCTGCACCTTTCCGGCGGGGAGATCCGCCGGGTGGCCATGGCCCGGGCGCTGGCCCTCAAGCCGCAGGTGCTCCTGCTGGATGAGCCGCTGGCCAATGTGGACCACGAAACCGCCCGGTTGCTGGAATCCATCATCATCTCCCTGCCCCGGCAAGGGGTATGCACCATCATGACGACCCACGAACCGAACCATGCGGACCGGCTCGGCGGCAGGACCATTCACCTGGTTGCCGGAGGTATCGAGCAGCAGGCGGAGATCATGGCGGAGCGACCCATCCCGGCCGCCATCGGAGTTCCCGTTCACCAGATCGCGGCGTCGGCCGCGACGTTTTAA
- the mobB gene encoding molybdopterin-guanine dinucleotide biosynthesis protein B — MTAHAISFVAKSGTGKTTLLEKVIAELKSRGYRIGVIKHDAHQFDIDHPGKDSHRLTQAGADTMLITSPEKLAMIKKHEASPPIEELIAAYFGDVDLVLTEGFKKSSLPKIEVHRRERSATLLCRGEEHDPTLLAVASDEPLQVDVPVLDLNNPSQIADFVAERIIHATD, encoded by the coding sequence ATGACCGCACATGCCATTTCATTCGTCGCAAAATCGGGGACCGGCAAGACCACCCTGCTGGAGAAGGTGATTGCCGAACTCAAGAGCCGGGGCTACCGCATCGGCGTCATCAAGCATGATGCCCACCAGTTCGACATCGACCATCCGGGCAAGGACAGCCACCGCCTCACCCAGGCCGGCGCCGACACCATGCTGATCACCTCCCCGGAGAAGCTGGCCATGATCAAGAAGCACGAGGCGTCGCCCCCCATCGAAGAGTTGATCGCCGCCTACTTCGGCGATGTGGATCTGGTCCTGACCGAAGGTTTCAAGAAGAGCAGCCTCCCCAAGATCGAGGTCCATCGCCGGGAGCGGAGCGCAACCCTGCTCTGCCGGGGCGAGGAGCATGACCCCACCCTGCTGGCGGTGGCCAGTGACGAACCCCTGCAGGTGGACGTGCCGGTGCTGGATCTCAACAACCCGTCCCAGATAGCCGATTTCGTGGCAGAACGGATCATCCATGCAACTGACTGA
- the moaA gene encoding GTP 3',8-cyclase MoaA, with the protein MQLTDSLGRTINYLRLSVTDRCNMRCSYCMPAEGVARKCHDDVLRYEELHLIAETAVGLGIEKIRITGGEPLVRAGIVEFLSRLSNIDGLRHLALTTNGLLLDKMAADLYEAGVQRLNVSLDSLKSETFAAITRGGDLDRVLAGLDAAEKAGFPPPKINMVVMRGVNDGEILDFAELTRSRGNSVRFIEYMPVIKEEGWQRYCISGEEILERIAARHTLEHVCKGAFAGPSRDFRIQGARGTLGIITAVSGHFCGECNRIRVTSTGQAKGCLFSDETTDLAPHLRPPNPTALAEVMKRIVAGKPQGHHITNNGYEHRNFTMAQIGG; encoded by the coding sequence ATGCAACTGACTGACTCCCTCGGGAGAACCATAAACTATCTGCGTCTTTCGGTGACCGACCGCTGCAACATGCGTTGTTCCTACTGCATGCCGGCCGAAGGTGTCGCCCGGAAGTGCCATGACGACGTCCTGCGCTACGAGGAGTTGCACCTGATCGCCGAAACCGCGGTGGGCCTGGGGATCGAGAAGATCCGCATCACCGGCGGTGAGCCGCTGGTGCGTGCCGGCATCGTGGAATTCCTCTCCCGCCTCTCGAACATCGACGGCCTGCGGCACCTGGCGCTGACCACCAACGGGCTGCTGCTGGACAAGATGGCCGCAGATCTGTATGAGGCGGGGGTGCAGCGTCTGAACGTCAGCCTGGACTCTCTGAAGAGCGAGACCTTTGCCGCCATCACGCGGGGCGGTGACCTGGACCGGGTCCTGGCCGGGCTGGATGCGGCGGAGAAGGCCGGTTTCCCGCCGCCCAAGATCAACATGGTGGTCATGCGCGGGGTGAACGACGGGGAGATCCTGGACTTCGCCGAACTGACCCGGAGCCGCGGCAACTCGGTGCGTTTCATCGAATACATGCCGGTGATCAAGGAAGAGGGATGGCAGCGCTACTGCATCTCCGGCGAGGAGATCCTGGAGCGCATCGCGGCCCGGCATACGCTGGAACATGTGTGCAAGGGTGCCTTTGCGGGTCCGTCGCGGGACTTCCGCATCCAGGGAGCCCGGGGCACGCTGGGGATCATCACCGCCGTTTCGGGTCACTTCTGCGGTGAGTGCAACCGCATCCGGGTGACCTCCACCGGCCAGGCCAAGGGCTGCCTGTTCTCCGACGAGACCACCGATTTGGCGCCGCATCTTCGGCCGCCGAACCCCACCGCCCTGGCGGAGGTCATGAAGCGCATCGTCGCGGGCAAGCCGCAGGGGCACCACATCACCAACAACGGGTATGAGCACCGGAATTTCACGATGGCACAGATTGGAGGATAG
- a CDS encoding MOSC domain-containing protein, producing MAQVVAVCISEKKGERKTPVAEVTVKENHGIVGDAHAGDWHRQVSLLAEESIDKMRALGLNVTAGDFAENITTSGIELVTLPIGTRLRVGETLLEVTQIGKECHTRCAIYYQAGDCVMPKEGIFAKVITGGAIRPGDQVQRLD from the coding sequence ATGGCACAGGTTGTCGCCGTCTGCATCAGCGAGAAGAAAGGCGAACGCAAGACGCCGGTGGCAGAGGTCACCGTGAAGGAGAACCACGGCATCGTGGGGGACGCCCATGCCGGCGACTGGCACCGCCAGGTGAGCCTTCTGGCCGAGGAGAGCATCGACAAGATGCGGGCCCTGGGGCTGAACGTCACTGCGGGGGATTTCGCGGAGAACATCACCACCAGCGGCATCGAACTGGTGACGTTGCCCATCGGGACCCGGCTGCGGGTGGGGGAGACCCTGCTGGAGGTGACCCAGATCGGCAAGGAATGCCACACCCGCTGCGCCATCTACTACCAGGCCGGCGACTGCGTCATGCCCAAGGAGGGGATCTTCGCCAAGGTCATTACCGGCGGGGCCATTCGGCCGGGGGACCAGGTGCAGCGTCTCGATTGA
- a CDS encoding cache domain-containing protein, translating into MPRRFPIRAKLTVGALAPLFVAFFICSLTGLYIIDAKITSQAQEKVRTDLNSAREAYRNELRHIDEPLELTAGNPFAAMSIASGNRSAISSLLTPLLHKKRLDILTAVDREGRVLFRAHNPARFGDKLAGAYFIDQALKGKTVAGTTVLSPGQLAAENDELTAQARIDVVTTPHSRPRQSSVERSGMVMIAAAPVLDSAGRIIGALYGAELLNNNNDLVDKIKDTVYEGVKFKGQDVGTATVFLGDTRIATNVHASDGKRAIGTQLSEEVYNKVILENKKWVGRAFVVNDWYLTAYEPIVDLRGEVIGSLYVGMLEKQYSVLKNNVNSILAVVLFISSLIGLAVSGVIGTRLADPIKELEQLTRRVARGERDLHINVRSADELGDLAGEFNQMTHALAQRESEITMLNRSLEQKVLKRTAQLEEKNALLLEAQADLAKAEKLADLGIIAAGVAHEINNPLAVIRGNIEFLEMCLPPDHANREEVGIISEQVERIAKIVGNLLVFARQKTLHQEQVAIHDLLDGILGQIGHQVPMDAVTVVREYTPDLATIRGDGDQLRQVFTNLILNAVQAMGNKGVLTLKTTGLSPLGGCEVAISDTGPGIRPEHLKKIFTPFFTTKDAGSGLGLSISYGIIKDHGGDIKVSSVEGEGTTFRVTIP; encoded by the coding sequence ATGCCGCGGCGTTTTCCCATCAGGGCCAAACTGACCGTTGGGGCACTGGCACCGCTGTTCGTCGCCTTTTTCATCTGCTCCCTCACCGGGCTCTATATCATCGACGCCAAGATTACCAGCCAGGCCCAGGAAAAGGTCAGGACCGACCTGAACTCGGCCCGGGAAGCGTACCGCAACGAGCTGCGCCATATCGACGAACCACTGGAACTGACCGCCGGCAACCCCTTTGCCGCCATGTCCATCGCCTCCGGCAACCGCTCGGCCATCTCCTCGCTCCTCACCCCCCTCCTGCACAAGAAGCGCCTGGACATCCTCACGGCCGTGGACCGGGAGGGGCGGGTCCTGTTTCGGGCCCATAACCCGGCCCGCTTCGGCGACAAACTGGCCGGCGCCTATTTCATCGATCAGGCCCTGAAGGGAAAAACGGTTGCCGGCACCACGGTCCTCTCTCCCGGGCAACTGGCTGCCGAAAACGACGAACTGACGGCCCAGGCGCGCATCGATGTGGTAACCACGCCCCACTCCCGGCCACGCCAGAGCTCCGTGGAGCGGTCGGGCATGGTCATGATCGCGGCGGCGCCGGTCCTCGACAGCGCCGGCAGGATCATCGGCGCGTTGTACGGCGCGGAACTGCTCAACAACAACAATGACCTGGTGGACAAGATCAAGGATACCGTCTACGAAGGGGTGAAGTTCAAGGGACAGGATGTGGGCACCGCCACCGTCTTTCTCGGCGACACCCGCATCGCCACCAACGTGCACGCATCGGACGGGAAAAGGGCCATCGGCACGCAACTCTCCGAGGAGGTCTACAACAAGGTCATCTTGGAAAACAAAAAATGGGTGGGACGGGCGTTTGTGGTGAACGATTGGTACCTGACCGCCTACGAGCCGATCGTGGACCTGCGGGGCGAGGTCATCGGCTCCCTGTACGTGGGGATGCTGGAAAAACAGTACAGCGTCTTGAAGAACAACGTCAATTCCATTCTGGCCGTTGTCCTCTTCATCAGCTCTCTGATCGGCCTGGCGGTTTCCGGCGTTATCGGCACCCGCCTGGCCGATCCGATCAAGGAGCTGGAGCAACTCACCCGGCGGGTGGCCCGCGGCGAGCGGGACCTGCACATAAATGTCCGCTCCGCCGATGAGCTGGGTGATCTTGCCGGGGAGTTCAACCAGATGACCCATGCCCTGGCCCAGCGCGAGTCCGAGATTACCATGCTGAATCGCAGCCTGGAACAGAAGGTCCTGAAGCGGACGGCGCAGCTCGAAGAGAAGAATGCGCTGCTTCTGGAGGCCCAGGCGGATCTCGCCAAGGCGGAAAAGCTGGCGGACCTGGGCATCATCGCCGCCGGCGTGGCCCACGAGATCAACAATCCCCTGGCTGTGATCCGGGGCAACATCGAGTTTTTGGAGATGTGCCTGCCGCCCGATCACGCCAATCGGGAAGAGGTGGGGATCATCAGCGAGCAGGTGGAGCGGATCGCGAAGATCGTAGGCAATCTGCTGGTCTTCGCCCGGCAGAAGACGCTGCACCAGGAACAGGTCGCCATCCATGACCTTCTGGACGGCATCCTCGGCCAGATCGGTCACCAGGTCCCCATGGACGCCGTCACCGTGGTGCGGGAGTACACCCCGGACCTGGCCACGATCCGGGGGGACGGGGACCAACTCCGGCAGGTTTTCACCAACCTTATCTTGAATGCGGTCCAGGCCATGGGGAACAAGGGGGTCCTGACCCTGAAGACCACGGGGCTGTCCCCTCTGGGCGGTTGCGAGGTCGCCATCTCCGACACCGGCCCCGGGATCAGGCCCGAGCACCTGAAAAAGATCTTCACCCCCTTCTTCACCACCAAGGACGCCGGCAGCGGCCTGGGGCTCTCCATCTCCTACGGCATCATCAAGGATCACGGCGGGGATATCAAGGTGTCGAGCGTGGAAGGGGAGGGAACCACCTTTCGGGTCACCATACCCTGA
- a CDS encoding sigma-54 dependent transcriptional regulator, translated as MDNSVAAGANGKPQRAPEKYDARVVICDDEVEIVRYLNKILTAQGLEVEIFTSGEALLRTLEHRALEESDLLLLDVKMPDVDGIEILRRIRELKLEIPVVMMTAFASINSAIEAMKLGAYDYVTKPFPKEKIFGILDKVLERKELLKENSALKDELGKSAPSGYLVYTSDAFRKVHEMAVQVAQSDANVVILGESGTGKELIAGLIHSVSPRKEQRFLSINCATLSDTLLESQLFGHVRGAFTGAVTHQKGLLEEANNGTLFLDEVGDMSPAIQAKLLRVLQEGDYIPVGETKARSVDIRFLAATNKDLEEEVRQKRFREDLFFRLNVISIHLPPLRERAEDIEPLARYFLHRISQRMKKEFVNFTPEALLLMQSYSWPGNIRELENAIERAAILARGTVISAENLPVWKSPPPAIDQRGEEQLLPLDVVEREHILHVFQKTGCNKSRTAKILNIARRTLDRKLEEYGMLDRGSAVDTEDDA; from the coding sequence ATGGATAATAGTGTTGCCGCTGGTGCCAACGGCAAGCCGCAGCGGGCGCCGGAAAAGTACGATGCGCGGGTCGTCATCTGCGACGACGAGGTGGAAATCGTACGCTATCTGAACAAGATCCTGACCGCCCAGGGACTCGAAGTGGAGATCTTCACCTCCGGCGAGGCCCTGCTGCGCACCCTGGAGCATCGCGCGCTGGAGGAAAGCGACCTCTTGCTGCTGGATGTGAAGATGCCCGATGTGGACGGCATCGAGATCCTCCGACGGATCAGGGAACTCAAGCTGGAGATTCCGGTCGTCATGATGACCGCTTTCGCCTCCATCAACTCGGCCATCGAGGCCATGAAGCTCGGGGCGTACGACTATGTCACCAAGCCGTTTCCCAAGGAGAAGATCTTCGGGATACTGGACAAGGTGCTGGAACGCAAGGAACTGCTCAAGGAAAACTCCGCCCTGAAGGACGAGTTGGGCAAGTCCGCGCCGTCGGGCTATCTGGTCTATACCAGCGACGCGTTCCGCAAGGTCCACGAAATGGCCGTCCAGGTGGCCCAGAGCGATGCCAACGTGGTCATCCTGGGAGAGTCGGGGACCGGCAAGGAGTTGATCGCCGGCCTGATCCACAGTGTGAGTCCCCGGAAAGAACAGCGCTTTCTCTCCATCAACTGCGCCACCCTCTCGGATACGCTTCTGGAAAGCCAGCTGTTCGGCCATGTGCGCGGCGCCTTCACCGGCGCGGTGACCCACCAGAAGGGCCTCCTGGAGGAGGCCAACAACGGCACCCTGTTCCTCGACGAGGTGGGCGACATGAGCCCCGCCATCCAGGCAAAGCTGTTGCGGGTCCTGCAGGAGGGGGACTACATCCCCGTGGGTGAAACCAAGGCACGGTCCGTGGATATCCGTTTTCTGGCGGCCACCAACAAGGACCTGGAGGAAGAGGTGCGCCAGAAGCGGTTCCGCGAGGACCTGTTCTTCCGGTTGAACGTCATCTCCATCCACCTCCCCCCCCTGCGTGAACGTGCCGAGGACATCGAACCCCTGGCCCGGTACTTTTTGCACAGGATCTCCCAGCGGATGAAGAAAGAGTTCGTCAACTTCACCCCGGAGGCGCTGCTGCTCATGCAATCCTACTCCTGGCCGGGCAACATCAGGGAGTTGGAAAACGCCATCGAGCGGGCGGCCATCCTGGCGCGGGGTACGGTGATCTCGGCCGAAAACCTGCCGGTCTGGAAAAGCCCCCCTCCCGCCATCGACCAGCGGGGGGAGGAACAGCTCCTTCCCCTGGACGTGGTGGAGCGGGAGCATATCCTCCATGTATTCCAGAAAACCGGCTGCAACAAGAGCCGGACGGCCAAGATCCTCAATATCGCCCGCCGGACCCTTGACCGGAAACTGGAAGAGTATGGCATGCTGGACAGGGGCAGTGCGGTGGATACGGAGGACGATGCCTGA
- a CDS encoding F0F1 ATP synthase subunit epsilon — protein MAEKMKLEIVTPYKKVVDAEVEEVTATGKLGEFGVLPGHAPFLTSLRIGELAYKYDGKVEHMALNWGYFEIKDDKIIVLVETAEAAEDIDVERAKAALGRAEEKLKHLTAEDKQFKVYEAALERALIRMQVAGKAVRK, from the coding sequence ATGGCTGAAAAGATGAAACTGGAAATCGTCACCCCTTACAAAAAGGTGGTTGACGCAGAAGTCGAAGAGGTTACCGCCACCGGCAAGCTGGGCGAGTTCGGCGTCCTGCCGGGCCATGCCCCGTTCCTGACCTCCCTCAGGATCGGCGAACTTGCCTACAAGTATGATGGCAAGGTCGAGCACATGGCCCTCAACTGGGGCTACTTCGAGATCAAGGACGACAAAATCATCGTCCTGGTGGAAACCGCCGAGGCAGCCGAGGATATCGACGTGGAGCGGGCCAAGGCCGCCCTGGGGCGCGCCGAGGAAAAGCTCAAGCACCTGACCGCGGAAGACAAGCAGTTCAAGGTCTACGAAGCGGCCCTGGAACGCGCCCTGATCCGCATGCAGGTTGCGGGCAAGGCGGTTCGCAAATAG
- the atpD gene encoding F0F1 ATP synthase subunit beta encodes MSQNIGKISQVIGAVIDVEFEPGKLPEIYHALRVTNPAIDDRENNLVLEVAQHLGENSVRTIAMDSTDGLKRGQTVIDTGKQICAPVGHKTLGRIINVIGEPVDEMGPIGNEKEYGIHREAPSFENQSTKVEAFTTGIKVVDLLAPYARGGKIGLFGGAGVGKTVLIMELINNIAKQHGGFSVFAGVGERTREGNDLWMEMKESGVLDKAALVYGQMNEPPGARARVALTALSIAEYFRDEEGQDVLLFIDNIFRFTQAGSEVSALLGRIPSAVGYQPTLATEMGELQERITSTKKGSITSVQAIYVPADDLTDPAPATAFAHLDATTVLSRQIAELGIYPAVDPLDSTSRILDPQVIGDEHYAVARSVQYVLQKYKDLQDIIAILGMDELSEEDKLVVARARKIQRFLSQPFHVAEAFTGSPGKYVELKDTIKGFQEIVAGKHDALPEQAFYMVGSIEEAIEKAAKLAAV; translated from the coding sequence ATGAGTCAGAACATCGGTAAAATTTCGCAGGTCATCGGCGCTGTTATCGACGTCGAATTCGAGCCCGGCAAGCTGCCGGAGATCTACCATGCACTTCGGGTGACCAATCCGGCCATCGATGACCGGGAGAACAACCTGGTTCTCGAAGTCGCCCAGCACCTGGGCGAGAATTCGGTCCGCACCATTGCCATGGACTCCACCGACGGTCTCAAGCGCGGCCAGACTGTCATCGACACCGGCAAGCAGATTTGCGCCCCGGTCGGTCACAAGACCCTGGGCCGCATCATCAACGTCATCGGCGAGCCGGTCGACGAGATGGGACCCATCGGCAACGAAAAGGAATACGGTATCCACCGCGAAGCCCCCTCCTTCGAGAACCAGTCCACCAAGGTCGAGGCCTTCACCACCGGCATCAAGGTCGTTGACCTCCTCGCCCCCTACGCCCGCGGCGGCAAGATCGGCCTGTTCGGCGGCGCCGGCGTCGGCAAGACCGTTCTCATCATGGAGCTGATCAACAACATCGCCAAGCAGCACGGCGGTTTCTCCGTCTTCGCCGGCGTCGGCGAGCGTACCCGCGAAGGGAACGACCTCTGGATGGAGATGAAGGAATCCGGCGTTCTCGACAAGGCCGCCCTGGTGTACGGCCAGATGAACGAGCCTCCCGGCGCCCGCGCCCGCGTCGCCCTGACCGCCCTTTCCATCGCCGAGTACTTCCGCGACGAAGAAGGCCAGGACGTTCTCTTGTTCATCGACAACATCTTCCGTTTCACCCAGGCCGGTTCCGAGGTCTCCGCCCTCCTGGGCCGCATCCCCTCGGCCGTCGGTTACCAGCCGACCCTGGCCACCGAAATGGGTGAATTGCAGGAGCGCATCACCTCCACCAAGAAGGGTTCCATCACCTCGGTCCAGGCCATCTACGTCCCGGCCGACGACTTGACCGACCCGGCCCCGGCCACCGCCTTCGCCCACTTGGACGCCACCACGGTTCTGTCCCGCCAGATCGCCGAGCTGGGTATCTACCCGGCCGTTGACCCCCTGGACTCCACCTCCCGCATCCTGGACCCCCAGGTCATCGGCGACGAGCACTACGCCGTGGCCCGTTCCGTCCAGTACGTGCTCCAGAAGTACAAGGACCTCCAGGACATCATCGCCATCCTCGGTATGGACGAGCTCTCCGAGGAGGACAAGCTGGTCGTGGCTCGCGCCCGCAAGATTCAGCGCTTCCTGTCCCAGCCGTTCCACGTCGCCGAGGCCTTTACCGGTTCCCCCGGCAAATACGTGGAACTGAAGGACACCATCAAGGGCTTCCAGGAGATCGTGGCCGGCAAGCACGACGCCCTGCCCGAGCAGGCCTTCTACATGGTCGGCTCCATTGAAGAGGCCATCGAAAAGGCCGCCAAGCTGGCTGCGGTATAA
- the atpG gene encoding ATP synthase F1 subunit gamma produces MASLKSIKKRIASVKNTRQITKAMKMVSAAKLRRAQESVVAARPYARKLAEVLQSLAGNLEGDLHPLLEKRDAKKLLLIVVTSDRGLCGGFNGNLCKAAEHFIKEKQGAFEQISLMTVGRKGYEMLKNRHAVTKNYPNVLAKPSYQTAAMLAHEVIDGYLAEEYDQVILLFNAFRTVMSQDITFQQLLPVEPEEKTLADETPVEYIYEPSVAELLAEILPKNIEVQIFKAMLESVAAEHGARMTAMDSASKNANEMIGKLTLQYNRARQAAITTELTEIISGAESIKG; encoded by the coding sequence ATGGCAAGCCTTAAAAGCATAAAAAAACGGATTGCATCCGTAAAGAATACGCGCCAGATCACCAAGGCCATGAAAATGGTCTCGGCCGCCAAGCTGCGCCGCGCCCAGGAAAGCGTCGTTGCGGCGCGCCCCTACGCCCGCAAGCTGGCCGAAGTGCTCCAGTCCCTGGCCGGCAACCTGGAAGGGGATCTGCATCCGCTTCTGGAGAAGCGCGACGCCAAGAAGCTGCTCTTGATCGTGGTCACCTCCGACCGCGGCCTGTGCGGCGGTTTCAACGGCAACCTGTGCAAGGCCGCCGAGCATTTCATCAAGGAAAAACAGGGAGCGTTCGAGCAGATTTCGCTCATGACGGTTGGGCGCAAAGGGTACGAGATGCTCAAAAACCGCCATGCCGTGACCAAGAACTACCCGAACGTGCTGGCCAAGCCGAGCTACCAGACCGCGGCCATGCTGGCCCACGAAGTGATCGACGGCTACCTGGCCGAGGAGTACGACCAGGTCATCCTGCTCTTCAACGCCTTCCGCACGGTCATGTCCCAGGACATCACCTTCCAGCAGCTCCTGCCGGTGGAACCGGAGGAGAAGACCCTGGCCGACGAGACTCCGGTGGAGTACATCTACGAGCCGTCGGTGGCCGAGCTTCTGGCCGAGATCCTGCCCAAGAACATCGAGGTGCAGATCTTCAAGGCCATGCTGGAGTCGGTGGCTGCCGAACACGGCGCCCGCATGACCGCCATGGACAGCGCGTCCAAAAACGCCAACGAGATGATCGGCAAGCTGACCCTCCAGTACAACCGGGCCCGTCAGGCCGCCATCACCACCGAGCTGACGGAGATCATCTCCGGCGCCGAATCGATCAAAGGATAA
- the atpA gene encoding F0F1 ATP synthase subunit alpha, with product MEIRAEEISEIIRKQIKEYGKEVEVSETGTIISIGDGIARIHGLAGAMAGELLEFPGGVSGMVLNLEEDNVGAAILGEFAEIKEGDTVKRTGRITEVPVGDALIGRVVNAIGQPIDGKGPINTASFSKVEIKAPGIVSRKSVHQPMATGLKAIDSMVPIGRGQRELIIGDRQTGKTAVAIDTIINQKGGDVVCIYVAIGQKRSTVAQVVSKLSEHGAMDYTIVVAATASESAPLQFIAPYTGVTMGEYFRDNKKHALIIYDDLSKQAVAYRQLSLLLRRPPGREAYPGDVFYLHSRLLERACKLSDECGAGSLTALPIIETQAGDVSAYIPTNVISITDGQIYLETDLFFSGVRPAINVGLSVSRVGGSAQTKSMKQVAGTLRLSLAQYREMAAFAQFGSDLDKATQMQLSRGERLVEILKQPQYRPIPNEKQVLIIFAANNGFLDDYPVAVLKRYEQELYAFFDNRQADVLAVLRDKKAIDDELKGKIVAALEQFKKEFTA from the coding sequence ATGGAAATCAGAGCCGAAGAGATCAGCGAGATCATCAGGAAACAGATCAAGGAGTATGGCAAGGAGGTAGAGGTGTCGGAAACCGGCACGATCATCTCCATCGGTGACGGTATCGCCCGTATCCACGGCCTGGCTGGCGCCATGGCCGGCGAGCTGCTGGAGTTCCCCGGCGGCGTGTCCGGCATGGTCCTCAACCTGGAGGAAGACAACGTCGGCGCCGCCATTCTCGGCGAATTCGCCGAGATCAAGGAAGGCGACACGGTCAAGCGCACCGGCCGGATCACCGAGGTCCCGGTTGGCGACGCCCTCATCGGCCGCGTGGTCAACGCCATCGGCCAGCCCATCGACGGCAAAGGCCCCATCAACACCGCAAGCTTCAGCAAGGTGGAGATCAAGGCCCCCGGCATCGTCAGCCGCAAGTCGGTACACCAGCCCATGGCCACCGGCCTCAAGGCGATCGACTCCATGGTTCCCATCGGACGCGGCCAGCGCGAGCTGATCATCGGCGACCGCCAGACCGGCAAGACCGCCGTTGCCATCGATACGATCATCAACCAGAAGGGGGGCGACGTCGTCTGCATCTATGTCGCCATCGGCCAGAAACGTTCCACGGTCGCCCAGGTCGTTTCCAAGCTGAGCGAGCACGGCGCCATGGATTACACCATCGTCGTCGCCGCCACCGCCTCCGAGTCGGCTCCGCTCCAGTTCATCGCCCCCTACACCGGCGTCACCATGGGCGAGTACTTCCGTGACAACAAGAAGCACGCCCTGATCATCTACGACGACCTTTCCAAGCAGGCCGTCGCCTATCGCCAGCTCTCCCTGCTGCTCCGCCGTCCCCCCGGGCGCGAAGCCTACCCGGGCGACGTCTTCTACCTCCACAGCCGTCTGCTGGAGCGCGCCTGCAAGCTGTCCGACGAGTGCGGCGCCGGTTCACTCACCGCCCTGCCGATCATCGAAACCCAGGCCGGTGACGTGTCCGCCTACATTCCGACCAACGTCATCTCCATCACCGACGGCCAGATCTATCTGGAAACCGACCTGTTCTTCTCCGGCGTCCGCCCGGCCATCAACGTCGGTCTCTCGGTTTCCCGCGTCGGCGGTTCCGCCCAGACCAAGTCCATGAAGCAGGTTGCCGGTACGCTGCGCCTCAGTCTGGCCCAGTACCGCGAGATGGCCGCTTTCGCCCAGTTCGGCTCCGACCTGGACAAGGCCACCCAGATGCAGTTGTCGCGCGGCGAGCGCCTGGTGGAGATCCTCAAGCAGCCCCAGTACCGTCCGATCCCCAACGAGAAGCAGGTCCTGATCATCTTCGCCGCCAACAACGGCTTCCTGGACGACTATCCGGTGGCGGTGCTCAAGCGCTACGAGCAGGAACTGTACGCCTTTTTCGACAACCGTCAGGCCGATGTGCTGGCCGTGCTGCGCGACAAAAAGGCCATCGACGACGAACTGAAAGGCAAGATCGTTGCCGCGCTGGAGCAGTTCAAGAAGGAATTCACTGCGTAA